A window from Enterocloster bolteae encodes these proteins:
- a CDS encoding ABC transporter permease: MEQLKFIGKRLVYLVVMLFGVATLVFILTKMIPGDPTVANLSQRALNDPEIVAAYRAKYGLDQPLPVQYILYMKNLLQFDLGTSMRTNKPVLSELARCYPATIELALFAIVIAAILGVLFGIISAIRRNSILDQTVRAISVTGVSIPSFWFALLVLYFFYYKLKLFPGPGRLSNAFTAPATVTGMYVIDSLLEGNIPKALDAASHLILPGTVLAAFTMGLITRTARSNLLDVMSTDYIRTAKAKGLSRPGLIIRHALGNALIPVLTVIGLGLGNLLGGMVLVETIFNWPGVGQFAYESVLSVDFPSIIGVALLIALNYMVINTVVDILYGIIDPRVRCS; encoded by the coding sequence ATGGAACAGCTGAAATTTATAGGAAAAAGACTGGTGTATCTGGTAGTCATGCTGTTTGGTGTCGCCACCCTGGTTTTCATACTGACGAAAATGATACCGGGAGACCCCACCGTGGCTAACTTGAGCCAGAGAGCCTTAAATGATCCTGAGATCGTGGCTGCCTACCGGGCAAAATACGGCCTGGACCAGCCCCTGCCCGTGCAGTATATCCTGTACATGAAGAATCTTTTACAGTTTGACCTGGGAACTTCCATGCGCACAAACAAACCGGTGCTGTCGGAGCTGGCCAGGTGTTACCCGGCCACCATTGAACTGGCTTTGTTTGCCATTGTGATTGCCGCCATTTTAGGGGTGCTGTTCGGCATTATATCCGCCATCCGGCGCAACAGCATCCTGGACCAGACGGTCCGGGCCATATCCGTTACAGGCGTAAGCATTCCCAGCTTCTGGTTTGCCCTGCTGGTATTATATTTCTTCTATTACAAGCTGAAACTGTTTCCGGGTCCGGGCCGCCTGAGCAACGCCTTTACGGCGCCGGCCACGGTTACGGGCATGTATGTCATTGACAGTCTGCTGGAGGGAAATATCCCCAAGGCACTGGACGCTGCCAGCCATCTGATTCTTCCGGGAACCGTGCTTGCGGCCTTTACCATGGGACTGATTACCAGGACAGCCCGCTCCAATCTTCTGGACGTTATGTCTACAGACTATATCCGTACGGCAAAGGCCAAGGGCCTGTCAAGGCCGGGACTGATTATCCGCCACGCCCTTGGAAACGCCCTGATTCCTGTGCTCACTGTCATCGGTCTGGGCCTGGGCAACCTGTTAGGCGGCATGGTGCTGGTGGAAACCATTTTCAACTGGCCGGGTGTGGGGCAGTTTGCCTATGAGTCCGTGCTTTCTGTGGATTTCCCGTCCATCATCGGGGTGGCCCTGCTGATTGCACTGAATTATATGGTCATCAATACAGTGGTGGATATATTATACGGAATCATTGACCCGAGAGTGAGGTGCAGCTGA
- a CDS encoding ABC transporter permease, whose protein sequence is MVQSIKRLFKSNYLFTLGVIICLAWIAAAILAPALAPYDPIVQDLGQRLKAPSSEHWFGTDNFGRDIFSRVLYGGRYSLLAGCLTVVIAGFIGTFYGAVAGYVGGWVDNVMMRFSEMILSFPSLILAMIINAVMGSNLFNTMFALIVVAWPTYARMMRSVVLSVKENEYVAASEVLGASRIRILMKEVIPNSISSVLIMATTDIGNQILMFSTLSFLGLGSAPPTPEWGMMVSDGADYFNKFWVAGFPGLAIFTMAVGANFIGDGLRDLLDPKLRKQF, encoded by the coding sequence ATGGTACAGTCTATAAAGCGGTTATTTAAATCCAATTACCTGTTTACGCTGGGCGTAATTATCTGTCTGGCATGGATTGCGGCAGCCATCCTGGCGCCGGCGCTGGCTCCCTATGACCCGATTGTCCAGGACCTGGGACAGCGGTTAAAGGCTCCGTCCTCAGAGCACTGGTTTGGCACGGACAACTTTGGAAGGGACATTTTCAGCCGTGTGCTCTACGGAGGAAGGTATTCCCTGCTGGCAGGCTGCCTTACCGTAGTCATAGCAGGTTTTATCGGTACATTTTATGGAGCCGTAGCAGGCTATGTGGGCGGCTGGGTGGACAATGTGATGATGCGTTTTTCAGAGATGATTTTGTCCTTCCCCTCCCTGATCCTGGCAATGATTATCAATGCGGTTATGGGTTCCAACCTGTTTAACACCATGTTTGCCCTGATTGTGGTGGCATGGCCCACCTATGCCCGTATGATGCGCAGCGTGGTGCTGAGTGTAAAGGAAAATGAATATGTGGCGGCTTCCGAGGTTCTGGGCGCCTCCAGAATCCGGATCCTGATGAAGGAGGTCATACCCAACAGCATCAGTTCGGTTCTGATTATGGCTACCACGGACATCGGAAACCAGATTCTGATGTTCTCCACCTTAAGCTTTCTGGGACTGGGCTCTGCACCGCCAACGCCGGAGTGGGGTATGATGGTCTCGGATGGAGCTGACTATTTCAATAAGTTCTGGGTGGCCGGCTTTCCGGGACTGGCGATCTTTACAATGGCTGTAGGCGCTAATTTTATCGGCGACGGTCTTCGGGATTTGCTGGACCCCAAGCTGAGAAAGCAGTTTTAG
- a CDS encoding M24 family metallopeptidase, with product MKQKRAERIMEALKEMGLRQMLIVDPMSIYYLTGVYVEPFERFYALYLREDGKHVYFLNKLFTVPEDVGVEKVWYSDTDPAAEIVAGYLDKESPLGVDKDLKARFLLPLMEMEAAAGFVNSSIAVDRTRGVKDEEEQDKMRTASDINDKAMAVFKTLIHEGVTERQVADQMLKIYMDLGADGFSFEPLVAFGANAADPHHGPDGTVIKPGDSVLFDVGCIKDGYCSDMTRTFYFRKASDEHRRIYEIVRSANETAISKIRPGVPLCELDGAARDLIAEQGYGPFFTHRLGHFIGLGEHEFGDVSSVNTQKAEPGMIFSIEPGIYLPGDTGVRVEDLVLVTEDGCEVLNHYSKEFEIIGSSVTG from the coding sequence ATGAAGCAGAAGAGAGCGGAGCGTATCATGGAAGCCCTGAAGGAAATGGGGCTGAGACAGATGCTGATTGTGGACCCCATGTCCATTTACTATCTCACAGGCGTGTATGTGGAGCCATTTGAACGGTTTTATGCCCTTTACCTGAGGGAGGACGGGAAACATGTGTATTTTCTGAATAAGCTGTTTACCGTGCCTGAGGATGTGGGTGTGGAGAAGGTGTGGTATTCGGATACAGACCCGGCGGCGGAAATCGTGGCAGGCTATCTGGATAAGGAGAGCCCGCTGGGCGTTGATAAGGATTTAAAGGCCCGGTTTCTGCTGCCCCTTATGGAGATGGAGGCTGCTGCCGGTTTTGTAAATTCCTCCATTGCCGTGGACAGGACAAGGGGTGTTAAGGATGAGGAGGAGCAGGATAAGATGCGCACTGCCTCTGACATCAATGATAAGGCCATGGCAGTGTTCAAAACGCTGATTCATGAAGGCGTCACGGAGCGTCAGGTTGCAGACCAGATGCTTAAGATATATATGGACCTGGGGGCGGACGGTTTTTCCTTTGAACCGCTGGTGGCCTTTGGAGCCAACGCGGCGGACCCTCATCATGGACCGGACGGCACCGTTATAAAGCCGGGTGATTCAGTGCTTTTTGACGTGGGCTGCATCAAGGACGGGTACTGTTCCGATATGACCCGTACCTTTTACTTCCGCAAAGCCAGTGACGAGCACCGCCGTATTTATGAGATTGTCCGCAGTGCCAATGAGACAGCTATCTCAAAGATACGTCCGGGCGTACCTCTGTGCGAGCTGGACGGGGCGGCCAGGGACCTGATCGCTGAACAGGGATACGGACCTTTCTTTACCCACAGGCTGGGGCATTTCATCGGTCTGGGAGAGCATGAATTCGGAGACGTGTCCTCTGTGAATACCCAGAAAGCGGAGCCGGGAATGATATTTTCCATTGAACCGGGAATCTATCTGCCCGGGGATACCGGCGTCCGTGTGGAGGATCTGGTGCTGGTGACAGAGGATGGATGCGAGGTGCTCAACCACTATTCCAAGGAATTTGAGATAATCGGTTCATCCGTAACCGGCTAA
- a CDS encoding peptidylprolyl isomerase, translating to MNPIATLHMANGRNIVIELLPESAPNTVNSFIYTASRGYLDHHAIERIVPGNWVDVSYTAFGKKECRYLIPNEFELNPDVVPLDSHPGAVCMGGYGEAGLAGCEFFFPLRDCPDHRGIYPVFGRVLEGMDELYRLEKVETVPVTDFPIEGVEVNRPVKPEIIERVELELHGEIYPEPVRVREPELPECWK from the coding sequence ATGAATCCAATCGCAACATTACATATGGCCAACGGCAGGAACATTGTCATAGAGCTTTTGCCGGAGTCAGCGCCCAATACAGTGAACAGCTTTATCTATACAGCCTCCAGGGGATACCTGGACCACCATGCCATTGAGCGGATTGTGCCGGGAAACTGGGTGGATGTCAGCTACACGGCCTTTGGAAAGAAGGAATGCCGGTATCTGATTCCCAATGAGTTTGAACTGAACCCGGACGTGGTACCCCTGGACTCCCATCCCGGAGCCGTGTGCATGGGCGGCTACGGTGAGGCAGGACTGGCAGGCTGCGAGTTTTTCTTCCCCCTCAGGGACTGTCCGGACCACAGGGGCATTTATCCTGTGTTCGGCCGTGTTCTGGAGGGCATGGATGAGTTATACAGGCTGGAAAAGGTAGAGACAGTGCCTGTGACGGATTTCCCCATAGAAGGTGTGGAGGTCAACCGTCCGGTGAAGCCGGAAATTATTGAGCGGGTGGAGCTGGAACTGCATGGTGAGATTTATCCTGAGCCGGTGAGGGTACGGGAACCTGAGCTTCCGGAGTGCTGGAAGTAA
- the rpmE gene encoding 50S ribosomal protein L31 has protein sequence MKEGIHPSYYQAKVVCNCGNEFVTGSTKQDIHVEVCSKCHSFYTGQQKAAQARGRIDKFNRKYGMNAN, from the coding sequence ATGAAAGAAGGAATCCATCCAAGCTATTACCAGGCAAAGGTTGTCTGCAACTGTGGTAATGAGTTCGTAACAGGTTCAACAAAGCAGGACATCCACGTTGAGGTTTGTTCCAAGTGCCATTCATTCTACACCGGACAGCAGAAGGCTGCTCAGGCTCGTGGACGTATTGATAAGTTCAATCGTAAATATGGCATGAATGCTAACTAA
- a CDS encoding DUF1385 domain-containing protein, which produces MGAGSALSEFMGNHGKRVSFSYSRKVKGMKYSGIGGQAVIEGIMMQNGNDYAIAVRKPDGDIEVKKDTYLSMTKKHKVLGLPFVRGIFSFIDSMVVGMRALTWSCSFFEDDEEAEPGKFEAWLDKVFGEKLESALMTVVMVFSFVMAIGIFMVLPLFIANICRGFIHSDTVMAILEGVIRIVIFIAYIKLVSRMEDIRRTFMYHGSEHKCINCIEHGLELTVDNVRASSKEHKRCGTSFIMIVMVISILFFMVIRVDTVWLRVVSRIVLIPVIAGVSYEFLRFAGRHDSRLVNVLSRPGMWMQGLTTTEPDDSMIEVAIAAVETVFDWRAYLDENFPGWQKSRHYDGGNGNDESSENDKVSRNGKGNDSEGAVKHDHAAAVVAGCSGTE; this is translated from the coding sequence TTGGGAGCAGGCTCAGCCCTTTCTGAATTCATGGGAAATCATGGAAAGAGGGTTTCTTTTTCGTACAGCAGAAAGGTTAAAGGAATGAAATATTCAGGAATTGGTGGTCAGGCCGTAATCGAGGGCATCATGATGCAGAACGGCAATGACTACGCCATTGCGGTCCGCAAGCCGGACGGGGATATTGAGGTGAAAAAGGATACCTATTTGAGTATGACCAAGAAGCATAAAGTATTAGGTCTTCCCTTTGTAAGAGGTATTTTCAGTTTTATAGATTCCATGGTAGTGGGCATGAGGGCCCTCACCTGGTCCTGCAGTTTTTTTGAGGACGACGAGGAGGCAGAGCCCGGTAAATTTGAGGCGTGGCTGGATAAGGTTTTCGGCGAGAAGCTGGAGAGCGCGCTCATGACAGTGGTTATGGTATTTTCCTTTGTTATGGCAATTGGCATTTTCATGGTGCTTCCCCTGTTTATCGCCAATATATGCAGAGGATTCATCCATTCCGACACAGTGATGGCCATACTGGAGGGCGTAATACGAATCGTCATTTTCATAGCCTATATCAAGCTGGTATCCCGTATGGAGGATATCAGGAGGACCTTTATGTACCACGGTTCAGAGCATAAGTGCATCAACTGTATCGAGCACGGGCTGGAGCTTACAGTGGACAATGTAAGGGCAAGTTCCAAGGAGCATAAACGGTGCGGTACCAGCTTTATTATGATTGTCATGGTTATCAGCATCCTGTTTTTTATGGTGATACGGGTGGATACGGTCTGGCTGCGTGTGGTGAGCCGGATTGTGCTGATACCTGTGATCGCGGGCGTGTCCTATGAGTTCCTGCGTTTTGCGGGACGCCATGACTCACGGCTGGTGAATGTGCTCAGCCGTCCCGGCATGTGGATGCAGGGACTGACAACCACGGAGCCGGATGACAGCATGATAGAGGTGGCTATCGCGGCAGTGGAGACAGTGTTTGACTGGCGGGCTTATCTGGATGAGAATTTTCCGGGATGGCAGAAAAGCAGGCACTATGATGGCGGAAATGGAAATGATGAAAGCAGTGAAAATGATAAAGTCAGCAGAAATGGTAAAGGCAATGACAGTGAAGGAGCAGTAAAACATGACCATGCAGCAGCTGTTGTGGCAGGGTGTTCAGGAACTGAATAA
- the prmC gene encoding peptide chain release factor N(5)-glutamine methyltransferase yields MTMQQLLWQGVQELNKAGVPDPQLDARYLLLEVFHLNLASFLALKARELGKDEETEGKCREFMRLIEARAGRTPLQHLTGTQEFMGFEFLVNEHVLIPRQDTETLVELVLEEQNDREKRVLDMCTGSGCIAISLALMGRYRHVAALDVSAEALKVAAGNRDRLLGGYEGGFELFESNMFSALETDRTFDVIVSNPPYIPSRVIEGLAPEVRDHEPRIALDGSDDGLTFYRILAEEARNHLAEGGSIYMEIGYDQSEAVEGLFRSGGYRDVRTFQDLAGQDRVVRARR; encoded by the coding sequence ATGACCATGCAGCAGCTGTTGTGGCAGGGTGTTCAGGAACTGAATAAGGCCGGGGTGCCGGATCCGCAGCTGGATGCCAGGTATCTGCTTCTGGAGGTATTTCATCTGAATCTGGCGTCTTTTCTGGCCCTGAAGGCCAGGGAGCTGGGGAAGGATGAGGAGACAGAGGGAAAATGCCGGGAATTTATGAGGCTCATAGAAGCCAGGGCAGGCCGGACCCCTCTCCAGCACCTGACCGGAACGCAGGAGTTCATGGGATTTGAGTTCCTTGTAAATGAACATGTGCTGATACCAAGGCAGGACACGGAGACACTGGTGGAGCTGGTCCTGGAGGAACAGAATGACAGGGAAAAACGCGTACTGGACATGTGCACCGGTTCCGGGTGCATTGCCATCAGCCTGGCGCTCATGGGCAGATACCGTCATGTGGCTGCCCTGGATGTGTCGGCCGAGGCCCTTAAGGTGGCAGCCGGAAACCGTGACAGGCTTTTGGGCGGATACGAGGGCGGATTTGAATTGTTTGAGAGCAATATGTTCAGCGCTCTGGAGACGGACAGGACCTTTGATGTCATTGTCTCAAACCCGCCTTATATCCCCAGCCGGGTCATAGAGGGCCTTGCTCCGGAGGTAAGGGACCATGAGCCCAGGATTGCCCTGGACGGAAGTGATGACGGGCTGACCTTTTATCGAATCCTGGCAGAAGAGGCCCGGAATCATCTGGCGGAGGGCGGAAGTATCTATATGGAGATTGGATATGACCAGTCAGAGGCAGTGGAAGGATTGTTCCGGTCCGGGGGATACAGGGATGTGAGGACATTTCAGGATCTGGCAGGACAGGACCGGGTGGTGAGGGCCAGGCGGTGA
- the prfA gene encoding peptide chain release factor 1 yields MFDKLDDMLIHYEELMLMLGDPDVTQDTKRFTRLMKEQADLAPIVEAYKQYKQAKQDVEDSLALLEEESDEEMREMAKEELSDARKRIEDLEHELKILLLPKDPNDDKNIILEIRAGAGGDEAALFAAELYRMYSNYADSQRWKVEIVSLNENGIGGFKEVVAMVTGKGAYSKLKYESGVHRVQRVPETESGGRIHTSTATVAVMPEAEEVDVQIDMNDCRIDVMRASGNGGQCVNTTDSAVRLTHMPTGIVIYSQTEKSQLQNKEKAFRLLRSKLYDIELEKRQSSEAEERRSQIGTGDRSEKIRTYNFPQGRVTDHRIKLTLYKIDSIMNGDIQELLDNLIAADQAAKLARMNEAV; encoded by the coding sequence ATGTTTGATAAGCTGGATGATATGTTGATTCATTATGAAGAACTGATGCTTATGCTGGGTGACCCGGATGTGACCCAGGATACCAAGCGTTTTACCAGGCTCATGAAGGAGCAGGCTGACCTGGCTCCTATTGTGGAGGCCTATAAGCAGTACAAGCAGGCAAAGCAGGATGTGGAGGACAGCCTGGCCCTTCTGGAGGAAGAGAGCGACGAGGAGATGCGGGAGATGGCCAAGGAAGAGCTGTCCGATGCCAGAAAGCGGATTGAGGACCTGGAGCATGAACTTAAGATTCTCCTGCTTCCAAAGGACCCTAACGATGACAAGAACATTATTCTGGAAATCCGGGCAGGCGCAGGCGGAGACGAGGCAGCTCTGTTTGCGGCCGAACTTTACCGCATGTATTCAAACTATGCGGACAGCCAGAGATGGAAGGTGGAGATTGTCAGCCTTAATGAAAACGGCATCGGCGGTTTCAAGGAAGTGGTTGCCATGGTTACGGGCAAGGGCGCGTACTCCAAGCTTAAATATGAGAGCGGCGTGCACCGCGTCCAGCGTGTGCCTGAGACAGAATCCGGCGGCCGCATCCATACATCCACTGCCACTGTGGCCGTTATGCCTGAGGCCGAGGAAGTGGACGTGCAGATTGACATGAACGACTGCCGTATCGACGTTATGCGCGCATCGGGCAACGGCGGACAGTGCGTCAACACAACAGACTCCGCGGTTCGTCTGACCCATATGCCTACGGGAATCGTTATTTACAGCCAGACAGAGAAATCCCAGCTTCAGAACAAGGAAAAGGCATTCCGCCTGCTGCGTTCCAAGCTGTACGACATTGAGCTGGAAAAACGCCAGAGCTCAGAGGCAGAGGAGCGCCGCAGCCAGATCGGTACCGGTGACCGCTCTGAGAAGATACGTACCTACAACTTCCCTCAGGGCCGCGTGACGGACCACAGAATCAAGCTGACACTGTATAAGATTGATTCTATTATGAACGGGGATATTCAGGAGCTATTGGATAATCTGATTGCGGCAGACCAGGCTGCAAAGCTGGCAAGGATGAACGAGGCTGTTTAG
- a CDS encoding RNA polymerase sigma factor codes for MDSMEEIYMKHGKMIYGFLLTRTRDPGLAEELTQETFYQAVKHIGGYKGESSISTWLCAIAKNLWRDYLRRQKDHVPLDEAEQVSVESAESRALCLWDNVQILKLVHGLEDPMREVMYLRLVGNLTFGQIGEIMGRSENWARVTYYRGKERVVKEAGKL; via the coding sequence ATGGATTCCATGGAAGAAATTTATATGAAACACGGAAAAATGATATATGGTTTTCTCTTAACCAGGACCCGGGACCCCGGCCTGGCAGAGGAACTGACCCAGGAGACCTTTTACCAGGCTGTGAAACACATCGGCGGGTATAAGGGAGAAAGCAGCATATCCACCTGGCTCTGCGCAATTGCCAAGAATCTGTGGCGTGATTATCTGCGAAGGCAGAAAGACCATGTGCCCCTGGATGAGGCTGAACAGGTATCTGTGGAATCCGCAGAGTCCCGGGCTCTTTGTTTATGGGACAATGTGCAGATACTGAAGCTGGTTCACGGCCTGGAGGACCCCATGAGGGAGGTTATGTACCTCAGGCTGGTGGGAAACCTTACTTTCGGGCAGATTGGGGAAATCATGGGGCGCAGCGAGAACTGGGCAAGGGTGACCTATTACCGCGGGAAAGAGAGAGTCGTGAAGGAGGCAGGAAAACTATGA
- a CDS encoding DUF4825 domain-containing protein: MNHRIPCEIIQDLMPMYADGLTSETTDREIRSHLEECETCREMYERMKAEMEGDASQTAGEPPEIDYLKKVRRKNVRNVVLAAAGVFLFMAAALFMKLFVIGYPTESYVLTYTDVNGEQVNVGGVMADSAAVYRGYKLVQEDGAKRLVIYSCLPSFWNRSGTFNLELALPGGGMDLNIQGITIKSNGDLISSLANELYRARNPYIGDASADGRLSGTLGISRELGSFKNELQTSGEPYGWTLNFEESTSNSAVFEERMKAYACVLIALTDNLGQVSWNYTVELEQGPVLRHGTITVEECGEMVGAPVKTFADSPEGIEQLIKQLGIGR; encoded by the coding sequence ATGAACCACAGAATACCATGTGAGATTATTCAGGATTTAATGCCTATGTATGCGGACGGCCTGACGTCTGAAACAACGGACCGGGAAATCCGCAGCCATCTGGAGGAATGTGAGACCTGCAGGGAAATGTATGAGCGGATGAAGGCAGAGATGGAAGGGGATGCTTCCCAAACAGCAGGAGAACCGCCGGAAATTGATTATCTGAAAAAGGTAAGAAGAAAGAATGTAAGGAACGTGGTTCTGGCGGCAGCAGGGGTGTTCCTGTTTATGGCGGCAGCACTTTTTATGAAGCTGTTTGTAATAGGATATCCCACGGAGTCATATGTGCTCACCTACACCGATGTCAATGGGGAACAGGTGAATGTGGGAGGAGTCATGGCAGATTCAGCCGCTGTTTACAGGGGATATAAGCTGGTGCAGGAGGACGGGGCAAAGAGGCTGGTCATCTATTCCTGTCTGCCGTCATTCTGGAACAGAAGCGGCACATTTAACCTGGAACTGGCGCTTCCCGGCGGTGGAATGGATTTGAATATCCAGGGTATTACGATTAAGAGTAACGGAGACCTGATCAGCAGCCTGGCCAATGAACTGTACAGGGCCAGGAATCCGTATATAGGCGATGCCTCGGCAGACGGAAGGCTCTCAGGCACATTGGGAATATCAAGAGAATTGGGAAGCTTTAAGAATGAGCTCCAGACCTCCGGTGAGCCCTATGGCTGGACGCTTAACTTTGAGGAGAGCACGTCCAATTCAGCTGTGTTTGAGGAGCGGATGAAAGCATATGCCTGTGTGCTCATTGCCCTGACCGATAACCTGGGACAGGTCAGCTGGAACTACACCGTGGAGCTGGAACAGGGGCCTGTCCTGCGCCATGGCACCATTACGGTGGAGGAGTGCGGTGAAATGGTTGGGGCGCCGGTGAAAACATTTGCGGACAGTCCTGAGGGGATTGAACAGCTGATTAAACAGCTGGGAATCGGGCGGTGA
- a CDS encoding helix-turn-helix domain-containing protein, whose amino-acid sequence MQSLSSFMNTIRFNFLYIDKYSFGRTWTYPESAIPYNMLRYIIDGSAEFVVDGETVIVRKGQVSYIPEGCWLSCKALEDTFAFYSIRFTTSVFYEGANFLREYYNFPLVMDVGEGIEPYFSDIYKWVRTDKKSKSFHVRGALDTLIASLIDILNSDEPDDVKAEINGLEYNLEQIRKRVKKSTVQTDPRIQTVIDYIMLNPTEEYTSDKLSGMAEVAETTFRRLFKEATGKTATEFIRQVRLTTAARLLLVSNDPVNCIAHDVGFEDANHFTRVFRQAFGMTPGRYRKMSQE is encoded by the coding sequence ATGCAGTCGCTTTCCTCATTCATGAATACCATCCGGTTTAATTTTCTGTATATAGATAAATACTCCTTCGGACGTACCTGGACGTACCCGGAGAGCGCCATACCGTACAATATGCTGCGCTATATCATTGACGGAAGCGCTGAGTTTGTGGTAGACGGGGAGACGGTCATTGTGAGGAAGGGACAGGTGTCCTATATACCGGAGGGCTGCTGGCTGTCATGTAAGGCGCTGGAGGATACGTTTGCGTTTTACAGCATCCGTTTTACCACATCCGTGTTCTACGAGGGGGCCAATTTCCTCAGGGAGTACTATAACTTTCCCCTGGTGATGGATGTGGGGGAGGGAATCGAACCTTATTTCAGCGATATCTATAAGTGGGTGCGCACGGACAAAAAGTCAAAATCCTTTCACGTAAGAGGAGCCCTTGACACTCTGATCGCCAGCCTGATTGACATTCTGAACTCCGATGAGCCGGATGATGTGAAGGCGGAGATCAACGGCCTGGAGTACAACCTGGAGCAGATACGAAAAAGGGTGAAGAAATCCACGGTGCAGACAGACCCCAGGATACAGACCGTTATTGACTATATCATGTTAAATCCCACAGAGGAATATACCTCAGATAAATTAAGCGGTATGGCGGAAGTGGCTGAGACTACTTTCCGGCGTCTGTTTAAGGAGGCCACAGGGAAGACCGCCACAGAGTTTATACGCCAGGTGCGTCTGACCACGGCAGCCAGGCTTCTGCTGGTTTCCAATGATCCTGTGAACTGTATTGCCCACGATGTGGGGTTCGAGGATGCCAACCATTTTACACGGGTATTCAGGCAGGCGTTTGGGATGACGCCGGGACGGTACAGGAAGATGTCGCAGGAGTAG
- a CDS encoding DUF3841 domain-containing protein, with translation MEQIKVWTKQHENVLKELNENGRYIARREYIRSDLQEHAGLVLEVYDWLVRHSPDAARKPGDVEYPVWVSFTSEAVMLPSPGAVILELTLEPDRITSVNIEKWGSILNYSYIPKDKADARRHQDMMEQYGVSDAKAYMSQFYPHLKREIIASWDRLFDDSVILGNDSKYGNIWEIRKEWVTQVIR, from the coding sequence ATGGAACAAATCAAGGTATGGACAAAGCAGCATGAAAATGTGCTGAAGGAGCTGAATGAAAATGGCAGGTACATTGCCAGGCGGGAATATATCCGCAGTGACCTGCAGGAGCATGCGGGACTGGTGCTGGAGGTATATGACTGGCTGGTAAGGCACAGTCCGGACGCGGCCAGGAAGCCCGGGGATGTGGAGTATCCGGTATGGGTTTCATTTACCAGTGAGGCGGTCATGCTTCCCAGTCCGGGCGCCGTTATACTGGAGCTGACCCTGGAACCGGACCGTATTACCTCTGTCAATATAGAAAAATGGGGAAGCATCCTCAATTACTCCTACATACCAAAGGATAAGGCGGATGCCAGACGCCATCAGGATATGATGGAGCAGTACGGGGTAAGCGATGCCAAGGCATACATGTCCCAGTTCTATCCCCATCTTAAGAGGGAAATTATTGCCAGCTGGGACCGGCTTTTTGATGACAGTGTGATTTTAGGGAATGACTCAAAATATGGAAATATATGGGAGATAAGAAAAGAATGGGTGACACAGGTGATAAGGTGA